The genome window GGCGTCTTTGGACAGCACCCTGGGTGAGGTGAAAAAGATCGCTTCGATAGCTCGGGTGGAGTAGGGAAAACAGCTTCGACCATCCGGCCACTCGCGATACTGATAGATTGTGCCCGGCAGGCGGTCGACCAGCTTAAGGAGCTGCTTTTTACGCAGGAATTTCGTTTTGGTCATCCATTGATGGTAGCTGGGGAACCCGTAATCGACAATCCCGTATTTTAAGAAAGCATATTAACTGTTTGGGGGAATATCCCCAACTCCATCAAGAATATAATCGGGTCCATACGCGTATTGTTCGATGCTTTCACGCGTTGTAACACCGCTGAGAACGAGCACGGTTGTGATCTCCGCTTCGATGCCGGCGATCATATCCGTGTCCATCCGGTCTCCCACAATAGCGGTTTCTTCGCGGCGGCATTTCAGCTTTTTGAGTGCGCTGCGCATCATGAGCGGGTTCGGTTTCCCAACGTAATATGCTTTGCTGCCTGTTGCCAGCTCAATCGGCGCCAGCAGTGCACCGGTTGCCGGAATAATCAATCCTCCATCGGTCGGGCCGGTCAGGTCGGGGTTGGTTCCAATCAGCTTTGCGCCTTCATTGACCAGTTTGGTGGCATGGCAGATGCGCGCATAATCGTAATTGGCGCTTTCGCTGACCACGACATAATCAGGATTGGAATCATTGATGGAAAGTCCTTCATCATACAGTGCGTTGATGATGCCGGCGTCGCCGATCACGTAGGCGCTGCCTCCGGGTTTCTGGCTGGCCAGAAAGGATGCCGTTGCCCGGGCGCTGGTGTAAAAATGATCTTCGCTGACATCCAGGCCCATGCGGCCCAGTTTCTGGCTCAGTTCTCTCAGCGTGCGCGCGCTGCTGTTGGTCAGGA of Tichowtungia aerotolerans contains these proteins:
- a CDS encoding HAD-IIA family hydrolase; translation: MENLRTKKAFICDMDGVIYHGNKLLPGVMEFVEWLQNEQKKFLFLTNSSARTLRELSQKLGRMGLDVSEDHFYTSARATASFLASQKPGGSAYVIGDAGIINALYDEGLSINDSNPDYVVVSESANYDYARICHATKLVNEGAKLIGTNPDLTGPTDGGLIIPATGALLAPIELATGSKAYYVGKPNPLMMRSALKKLKCRREETAIVGDRMDTDMIAGIEAEITTVLVLSGVTTRESIEQYAYGPDYILDGVGDIPPNS